In the genome of Plasmodium yoelii strain 17X genome assembly, chromosome: 14, one region contains:
- a CDS encoding tetratricopeptide repeat protein, putative — MITDSEAPTYNFNSDDEAPCEYLNDVYAISEDTFSIKIIKQIGYGYYNPTNGHKVKLIYYELGFEDGITAADVYLGKNDQIPYVCEIALKCMKPNEVCIVQAPKIFKKIFRNSEKIAKYDKKETFRVAFKKGLQFKKKCVEKYSAIPAVKQLKRIKISSNDVKLLLRKHKKYSNDNNENKNTVKICNDLTHESTNHIANTNPENSPNENTQYLKLDDINDLKYKFLNEDDVCTFVIYLKEFCRVDTLNDDKTITKEVIKEGEGVISPKKNDYIDFFIQENSNKEYVHMIFDMNNLRYRGLFKALQNMKRGEISKITLKGLECFHIHCSKENIYTNKGSGTKKMDPYNVHKAPVKNVDRSTCRNNHENNSTCDGNWDNTNNIETSENNISINTEGNTSKESSNNWDNINDEITKTKKELIIELVHFKRSKTVNIKSIINMNRTEKLFFYLYEDNRKYYNKPIIDVNCELIIHMTISKNINKDKRDKLFLPIKFYSSNNSYIKKSKAYFLFSYGSCFTSPIWFYESFKGMKEGDELIIPLSKNKNICSEDYFIYHLLYDDIFLKDQNSIKIQKSTSACVTKEIKNKRNNESNDGFVKERKSILSSPTQIEDTNTSSKKKKHIESSPKKNTNLRNETINHEKKFLKWLISNRNLGKGFFLINGLKKRKVNSFCKSFFSLQNHFIEEFNYTEGINRLLFYLRSFKKVKRNILSKKIVNIQKKKKIKPIQIINTINEHHCDTYNSSEQIRQNIKDEKRKTKFSFIMNSLKNVYFDKNFYEKDAILKIKIVKILCKKKDSWNMNIKEQVENLKIYNRIGNDFMKINLYYAASIYYKKGFDIFRFSKIYNLIFEEKKIDILYSQQDEQIQEFTMYMEKILTNLSNCLYKLNDYNESINFADKALIINPQNVKTIYWKNMSYLQMNKYNEILQNLNNSFCLNNTSLLKLYNTARMIKKTHDTKFNSLFYGMYDQK, encoded by the exons ATGATAACGGACTCGGAAGCACCAA CCTATAACTTTAATAGTGATGATGAAGCCCCATgtgaatatttaaatgatGTTTACGCTATAAGTGAAGACACATTTTCGATAAAAATCATAAAACAAATTGGATAT ggCTATTATAATCCCACAAATGGCCATAAagtaaaat TGATATACTATGAACTTGGCTTTGAAGATGGAATAACAGCGGCTGATGTCTATTTAGGAAAAAATG aTCAAATACCCTATGTGTGTGAAATTGCATTGAAATGCATGAAACCTAACGAAGTTTGTATTGTTCAAGCTCCGAAAATATTCAAAA AGATATTTCGAAATTCCGAAAAAATAgctaaatatgataaaaaggAAACCTTTAGGGTAGCTTTTAAAAAAGGGTTGCaatttaaaaagaaatgtGTCGAGAAATATTCCGCCATCCCAGCGGTTAAACAACTTAAAAGAATCAAAATAAGCTCAAATGATGTAAAATTACTATTaagaaaacataaaaaatatagtaacgataataatgaaaataaaaataccgTTAAAATTTGTAATGATCTCACCCATGAATCCACCAATCATATTGCAAATACTAATCCAGAAAATAGCCCCAATGAAAATAcacaatatttaaaattagaCGATATAAACgatttaaaatataagtttTTAAATGAAGACGATGTCTGTAcatttgttatttatttaaaagagTTTTGCAGAGTTGATACGctaaatgatgataaaacaaTAACAAAGGAAGTTATAAAAGAGGGTGAAGGGGTTATTTcccctaaaaaaaatgattatattgatttttttatacaaGAAAActcaaataaagaatatgTACATATGATCTTTGATATGAATAATTTAAGATATAGAGGTTTATTTAAAGCTTTGCAAAATATGAAAAGAGGAGAAATATCGAAAATAACCCTTAAAGGCTTAGAATGTTTTCATATACATTGTTCaaaggaaaatatttatacaaataaagGATCTGGAACGAAGAAAATGGATCCATATAATGTTCATAAAGCTCCAGTAAAGAATGTAGATCGTTCAACTTGCAGAAATAACCATGAGAATAATAGTACTTGTGATGGAAATTGGGataatactaataatatagaaacaagtgaaaataatataagcATAAATACTGAAGGGAATACATCGAAAGAATCTTCAAATAATTgggataatataaatgatgaaattACAAAAACTAAGAAAGAGCTAATCATAGAACTAGTACATTTTAAAAGGTCAAAAACTGTAAATATAAAgtcaataataaatatgaatcgCACAGaaaagttatttttttatttatatgaagACAAtcgaaaatactataataaACCTATTATCGATGTCAATTGTGAATTAATTATTCATATGACCATTTCTAAAAACattaataaagataaaaGGGATAAGTTATTTTTGccaataaaattttatagtagtaataatagttatataaaaaagtcCAAAgcatattttcttttttcttatgGATCTTGCTTTACTTCACCTATTTGGTTTTATGAATCTTTCAAAGGAATGAAAGAGGGAGATGAACTAATTATAcctttatcaaaaaataaaaatatttgttcGGAAgactattttatttatcatcTTTTATATGATGATATATTCCTAAAGGATCAAAACTCAATCAAAATTCAAAAATCCACTTCTGCTTGTGTAACgaaagaaattaaaaataaaagaaacaATGAAAGCAATGATGGATTTGTAAAAGAAAGAAAATCCATTCTATCATCTCCAACTCAGATTGAGGACACTAACACAtcatcgaaaaaaaaaaaacacatagAAAGTTCgccaaaaaaaaacactAACTTAAGAAATGAAACAATTAATCATGAGAAAAAATTCTTAAAATGGCTAATTTCCAACAGAAATTTAGGAAAAGGGTTTTTTCTAATTAACGGATTAAAGAAACGAAAAGTTAACAGTTTTTGtaaatcttttttttctttgcaAAATCATTTTATTGAAGAATTTAACTATACTGAAGGCATAAACAGActccttttttatttgcGTTCTTTTAAAAAGGTTaagagaaatatattatctaaaaaaattgttaatattcaaaaaaaaaaaaaaattaagcccattcaaattataaatacaataaacGAACATCACTGTGATACATACAATTCGTCTGAACAAATAAGGCAAAATATTAAGgatgaaaaaagaaaaactaaattttcttttattatgaaTTCATTAAAGAATGTGTACTTTGATAAAAACTTTTATGAAAAAGACgcaattttaaaaataaagatagtTAAAATTCtttgcaaaaaaaaagattCGTGGAATATGAATATTAAAGAACAAGtggaaaatttaaaaatatataatagaataGGAAAtgattttatgaaaattaatttatattatgctGCTtcgatatattataaaaaagggTTTGATATATTCCgtttttctaaaatatacaatttaatatttgaagaaaaaaaaatagatattttatattcacaACAGGATGAACAAATTCAGGAATTTACAATGtatatggaaaaaatattaactaACTTGTCTAATTGTTTATACAAACTTAATGATTATAATGAATCTATTAATTTTGCAGATAAAGCACTTATAATAAACCCACAAAATGTAAAAACCATTTATTGGAAAAATATGTCTTATTTACAgatgaataaatataatgaaatattacagaatttaaataattcattttgCTTAAATAACACTTCTTTgttaaaattgtataataCCGCTAGAATGATCAAAAAGACGCATGACACCAAATTTAATTCTCTCTTTTATGGAATGTATGATCAGAAATAA